From Lolium perenne isolate Kyuss_39 chromosome 5, Kyuss_2.0, whole genome shotgun sequence, a single genomic window includes:
- the LOC139829765 gene encoding uncharacterized protein: MEVDGCGDEPAPSPVLVRGKKRPPSPSTSPGHGEGSPTSDEDDNPWAVTDDEDEDEYQGKYRPFTVDEFPRASTYDEQDALDTNPEISLRGPKLLWSVRPFKPEIGRHPCGAYYQLSNESEISVNNVRTIDCSNKCRCHVMDLLQFIDLKIAGYRHAQPGSAKIFGFFATRDRIEPLRNYVYRREIGNCEVVTVKPKTGMARLSLGSPARGIGMTSHVLFEFKLCVRSEAPPENGPKDDLLIAGCAEFSKIMETKSFIQNRRIYGEKCGLDVKFLVVMNAVQAFVDVEILRAPACGFNLNLYAKTSGFSDVIRLYRGSADTGCRMSSVVAVEIHSYLDLRIEGTPKDDGGVSQELLSCVWEDSFDSCYHGEVDKVVDLDESTSISVKITWRSVD, translated from the exons atggaagtCGACGGATGCGGAGATGAACCGGCACCGTCGCCTGTCCTCGTCCGTGGGAAGAAGAGGCCGCCTTCCCCCTCAACTTCACCGGGCCACGGCGAGGGCTCACCCACCAGCGACGAGGACGACAACCCGTGGGCGGTTACCGACGACGAAGATGAGGATGAATATCAAG GGAAATACCGCCCGTTTACAGTTGATGAGTTCCCGAGGGCCAGCACTTATGACGAGCAAGATGCACTAGACACAAATCCAGAGATTTCTCTTCGAGGACCAAAACTTCTCTGGAGCGTACGACCATTCAAGCCAGAAATTGGCAGGCATCCATGTGGTGCCTATTATCAGCTCAGCAATGAATCTGAAA TCAGCGTGAACAATGTTAGGACCATCGATTGTTCAAATAAATGCCGTTGTCATGTCATGGACTTGCTGCAGTTCATTGACCTCAAGATAGCTGGTTATCGCCATGCCCAACCTGGATCTGCCAAAATATTTGGGTTTTTCGCTACACGGGATCGAATCGAACCTTTGCGCAATTATGTCTACAGGCGGGAGATTGGCAATTGTGAAGTTGTAACTGTGAAGCCAAAAACG GGCATGGCACGTTTATCACTTGGTAGCCCTGCTCGAGGtattggcatgacaagccatgtgTTGTTCGAATTCAAGCTTTGTGTACGTAGTGAAGCCCCGCCTGAAAATGGGCCCAAAGATGACCTTCTGATCGCAGGATGCGCTGAATTCAGCAAGATTATGGAAACAAAATCATTCATTCAGAATCGACGTATTTATGGGGAGAAGTGTGGACTGGATGTGAAGTTCCTGGTGGTGATGAATGCGGTACAAgcatttgttgatgttgagatacTCCGTGCCCCTGCTTGTGGTTTTAATCTGAACCTCTATGCCAAGACCAGTGGTTTCAGTGATGTGATTCGTCTCTACCGAGGAAGTGCGGACACTGGCTGCAGAATGAGTTCAGTTGTAGCAGTGGAGATACACAGTTACCTTGATCTTCGTATCGAAGGGACTCCGAAAGATGACGGAGGAGTTTCTCAGGAACTGCTGTCTTGTGTGTGGGAGGACAGCTTTGATTCCTGCTACCATGGAGAGGTGGATAAAGTTGTGGATCTCGACGAATCCACCTCGATTTCAGTGAAGATCACGTGGAGAAGTGTTGATTGA
- the LOC127299148 gene encoding amino acid transporter AVT1C yields the protein MDRDEEKGHGDRSLLFIGDEDDDLGVDRDGGSPPSSDAGSSFSERSDDGIDEDPGGGDGSGSGSDDDADADGTGTQGRVPNVARQQAAWPQSYRQSIDMLSAVQSPTVSSIMAASPSLTKFGNSFIKAGSSFFLNKKAAAEGSLPLTRPLLPPSLSQLSQQGPPAARLSTDSLPPRPPAPALQAPTMQQRPSAACLKSNYIELPPPSSKCSSSQSIINGLNVLCGVGILTTCFGIKEAGWLSLLLLPLLGACSCYTGLLLKRCIDSSPTIETYPDIGQAAFGISGRIFVSVVLYLELYACCVEYITLLGDSLSSVFPSAHLAFTGIYLNSHNLFAITMALAILPSVWLRNLSLLSYLSAGGVVATMTVIVCLFWVGIGDGVGFHPSGTALNLTRLPVALGLYGYCFSGHSVFPNIYSSMKEPSQFPFVILFCFIVVTVVYAGVAATGFLMFGENTMSQFTLNMPQQYIPSKIAIWMTIVNPYTKYALTMTPVALSIEEALPKKMRNYLAGMCVRTALVISTVIVALSFPYFALVMALLGSVFTMLVALILPCACYLSIKRNLVPLWEVSLCITIILIGMVCACIGSYTSIKQMIGGS from the exons atggatcgcgacgaggagaaggGCCACGGCGACAGGTCGCTGCTCTTCATaggcgacgaagacgacgacctcgGGGTGGACCGGGACGGCGGCTCGCCGCCCTCGTCCGACGCGGGCTCCTCCTTCTCAGAGAGGAGCGACGACGGCATTGACGAAGACCcaggcggcggcgacgggagcggcagcggcagcgatgACGACGCCGATGCCGACGGTACTGGCACGCAAGGCCGCGTACCCAACGTCGCCCGGCAGCAGGCCGCGTGGccgcagagttacag GCAGTCGATCGACATGCTGAGCGCCGTGCAGTCGCCGACGGTGAGCTCCATCATGGCGGCCAGCCCCAGCCTAACAAAATTCGGGAACTCCTTCATCAAGGCCGGCAGCTCCTTCTTCCTCAACAAGAAGGCCGCCGCCGAGGGTTCGCTGCCGCTCACCAGGCCGCTGCTGCCGCCCTCGCTCTCGCAGCTGTCACAGCAGGGGCCGCCTGCCGCACGGCTGTCCACGGACAGTCTACCGCCGCGTCCACCAGCACCGGCTCTGCAGGCTCCCACCATGCAGCAGAGGCCCTCCGCGGCGTGCCTGAAATCCAATTACATCGAGCTCCCGCCGCCGTCCTCCAAGTGCAGCAGTAGCCAGTCTATCATCAACG GGCTCAATGTCCTGTGCGGTGTCGGAATTCTCACTACGTGTTTCGGAATCAAAGAAGCGGGGTGGTTAAGCCTCCTCCTCCTTCCCTTGTTGGGTGCCTGTTCATGCTACACAGGTTTGCTTCTCAAGAGATGCATCGACAGTTCGCCCACCATCGAGACCTATCCCGACATAGGACAAGCCGCTTTTGGTATCTCTGGTCGAATATTTGTATCG gttgtcCTCTATCTAGAGCTCTAT GCGTGCTGCGTGGAGTACATCACACTGCTAGGAGACAGCTTGTCGTCAGTGTTTCCTTCTGCGCATCTAGCTTTTACCGGCATCTACTTGAACTCCCATAATCTCTTCGCCATTACGATGGCTTTGGCAATCCTTCCATCAGTCTGGCTCAGGAACCTCAGCCTGTTATCCTATCTTTCTG CCGGAGGCGTGGTTGCGACGATGACAGTCATTGTCTGCCTCTTTTGGGTTGGTATTGGGGATGGTGTTGGGTTCCACCCTTCTGGTACCGCACTGAATCTGACCCGCCTTCCAGTGGCACTTGGCTTGTATGGGTACTGCTTCTCGGGGCACTCTGTTTTCCCAAATATATACTCATCGATGAAAGAGCCCTCGCAGTTTCCTTTCGTGATCCTGTTCTG TTTCATAGTAGTCACAGTTGTGTACGCCGGGGTCGCGGCCACAGGGTTCCTGATGTTTGGCGAGAACACGATGTCGCAATTCACACTGAACATGCCGCAGCAGTACATTCCCTCGAAAATCGCCATTTGGATGACG ATTGTGAATCCATACACCAAGTACGCCTTGACGATGACACCGGTCGCCTTGTCGATAGAAGAGGCTCTGCCTAAGAAGATGCGGAATTACCTAGCCGGAATGTGTGTCAGGACAGCTCTTGTCATCTCGACTGTCATCGTGGCTCTGTCATTTCCATACTTTG CCTTGGTGATGGCGTTGCTTGGATCAGTCTTCACAATGCTTGTG GCCCTTATCCTCCCATGCGCATGCTACCTCTCCATCAAGCGGAACTTGGTACCGTTGTGGGAG GTCTCTTTGTGCATAACAATCATACTGATCGGCATGGTTTGCGCGTGCATTGGATCATACACCTCGATTAAGCAGATGATAGGCGGCAGCTAG
- the LOC127299147 gene encoding pre-mRNA-splicing factor ATP-dependent RNA helicase DEAH10-like, with translation MPSFSSGASQQNQQHNARRKQLIRQQRKSLPIASVEEKLVEEVRKNGTLIVVGETGSGKTTQLPQFLYDAGFCQDGKVIGITQPRRVAAVTVATRVAEECNDQLGKKVGYSIRFDDSTSSATRIKYMTDGLLLREALLDPLLSKYSVIVVDEAHERTVHTDVLLGLLKKVQHSRSIYANKDGKTLSDKQDHSPSVTLKSCEGMKCAPLKLIIMSASLDAKCFSDYFGGAKAVHIQGRQYPVDTLYTYQPESDYLDATLVTIFQIHLEEGPGDILAFLTGQEEIESLERLIQERVRQLPPDSSKIWITPIYSSLPSEQQMNAFKPAPAGTRKIVLATNIAETSVTIPGIKYVIDPGMVKARAYNPVTGMESLIIIPVSKAQALQRSGRAGREGPGKCFRLFQECEFDKLAESTVPEIKRCNLSNVVLQLKALGIDDIIGFDFMEKPSRTSILKSLEQLILLGALTDDYKLSDPVGKQMARLPLDPMYSKALIVSSEFKCLEEMLIVVSMLSVESIFFTPREKLEEARAARKTFESSEGDHITLVNVYRAAAECLEKSKNANAKEKTMEKALNRWCWENFINYRSLRHARDVHSQIQGHVQQMGLNLSSCGEDMVQFRRCLTAAFFLNAAMRQPDGSFRALGTGQSVQMHPSSVLFRTKPDCVIFNELVRTTQNYVKNLTRIDPLWLAELAPQYYATED, from the exons ATGCCGTCCTTCTCTTCCGGCGCTTCTCAGCAAAACCAGCAGCACAACGCGCG GCGGAAGCAGCTGATCCGTCAGCAGAGGAAGTCGCTCCCCATCGCCTCAG TGGAGGAAaagcttgttgaggaggtgaggaAGAACGGCACTCTGATTGTTGTCGGCGAGACCGGGAGTGGCAAAACGACTC AACTTCCACAATTTTTGTATGATGCTGGGTTCTGTCAGGATGGAAAAGTCATTGGCATCACCCAGCCTCGAAGAGTTGCAGCCGTTACAGTAGCAACGCGTGTTGCTGAGGAATGCAATGATCAGTTGGGAAAAAAGGTTGGATACTCTATTCGGTTTGATGATTCCACATCTAGTGCAACAAGGATTAAGTACATGACAGATGGTTTGCTTCTAAG GGAAGCACTTCTGGATCCACTTTTGTCTAAGTACAGTGTTATAGTTGTTGACGAGGCCCACGAAAGAACTGTTCACACAGATGTCTTGCTGGGCTTGTTGAAAAAAGTACAACATTCCCGATCCATTTATGCCAATAAGGACGGAAAGACTTTGTCTGACAAACAAGATCACTCTCCAAGTGTTACTCTGAAGTCATGCGAGGGAATGAAATGTGCACCTCTAAAGCTGATAATTATGTCTGCTAGTTTGGATGCCAAATGTTTTTCCGATTACTTTGGTGGTGCTAAAGCTGTACATATTCAAGGACGGCAATACCCTGTTGACACACTGTATACTTATCAGCCCGAGTCAGATTATCTAGATGCTACACTAGTTACGATCTTTCAG ATCCATTTGGAGGAAGGACCTGGCGACATTCTTGCATTTTTAACTGGCCAGGAAGAGATTGAATCACTAGAGAGACTTATTCAGGAGCGTGTTCGTCAACTTCCACCAGATAGTAGTAAGATATGGATTACACCTATCTACTCATCTCTTCCCTCGGAGCAGCAAATGAATGCTTTTAAGCCAGCACCAGCTGGAACCCGCAAG ATAGTTCTAGCGACAAATATTGCTGAGACTTCTGTAACAATACCTGGTATTAAATATGTTATTGATCCTGGGATGGTCAAAGCACGCGCCTACAATCCTGTAACTGGAATGGAGTCTCTAATCATTATTCCAGTCTCTAAAGCACAGGCTCTTCAAAGGAG TGGCCGTGCTGGACGCGAGGGGCCAGGGAAGTGCTTTCGGTTGTTTCAAGAATGTGAGTTTGATAAACTGGCAGAATCTACTGTTCCCGAGATTAAACGATGTAACCTTTCGAATGTGGTACTACAGCTCAAAGCTCTTGGAATTGATGATATCATAGGTTTTGATTTTATGGAGAAACCATCGAG GACTTCTATTTTAAAATCATTGGAGCAGTTGATTTTACTAGGAGCTTTGACTGATGATTATAAACTGTCAGATCCAGTTGGTAAACAGATGGCTAGGCTGCCTTTGGATCCAATGTACTCCAAGGCATTGATAGTATCGAGCGAATTCAAGTGCTTGGAAGAAATGTTGATTGTTGTTTCTATGCTTTCAGTGGAATCAATTTTCTTCACTCCACGCGAGAAGTTAGAAGAG GCGAGAGCTGCTAGGAAGACTTTTGAAAGCTCAGAAGGAGACCATATAACCTTGGTTAATGTATACCGAGCTGCTGCAGAATGCTTGGAGAAGAGCAAGAATGCAAATGCCAAAGAAAAGACAATGGAGAAGGCTTTGAACAGATGGTGCTGGGAGAACTTCATCAATTACCGCTCTCTACGACATGCCCGTGATGTTCACAG TCAAATTCAGGGCCATGTCCAGCAAATGGGGCTTAACCTGTCATCATGTGGAGAGGACATGGTGCAGTTTCGGAGATGCCTCACTGCTGCTTTCTTCCTGAATGCAGCAATGCGGCAACCAGATGGATCGTTCAG GGCTCTTGGAACCGGCCAGAGCGTGCAGATGCATCCTTCATCGGTGCTCTTCAGAACCAAGCCTGACTGCGTTATCTTCAACGAGCTGGTCCGGACGACCCAGAATTACGTCAAGAATCTGACCCGAATCGACCCCTTGTGGCTTGCTGAACTCGCCCCGCAGTACTACGCTACGGAGGACTAA